One part of the Vespula pensylvanica isolate Volc-1 chromosome 18, ASM1446617v1, whole genome shotgun sequence genome encodes these proteins:
- the LOC122635472 gene encoding zinc transporter 2 isoform X3 yields the protein MENSVISNENDAFKDKAIYGYGTSIPPNNNESEEDISSKKVIFCVHGKLSGCCTVVKGIDENVTMDYQQNSSILPEDHCHRERNGEVDKKARKKLLLASGLCVLFMIAEIIGGVLSNSLAIATDAAHLLTDFASFMISLFSIWVAGRPATRKMPFGWYRAEVIGALTSVLLIWVVTGILFYLAVERIINKDFQLDVTVMLITSAVGVGVNLVMGLSLHQHGHSHGGHSHHEQDDHKTKKITDEEKISHKDEHDRKNINVRAAFIHVIGDFIQSIGVFIAALVIYFKPTWTIVDPICTFLFSILVMLTTVAIIKDVMNVLMEGMPKGFDYSQVENTFMQIEGVVKVHNLRIWALSLDKTALSAHLAIKPGTSPQNILRTATRNIHESYNFFEMTLQIEEFNERMENCEQCKALSQ from the exons GTTTAAAGATAAAGCTATCTATGGTTATGGAACAAGCATACCtcctaataataatgaatccGAAGAGGATATATCATCGAAGAAAGTGATATTTTGCGTTCATGGAAAATTATCGGGTTGTTGTACCGTTGTTAAAGGAATCGATGAAAATGTAACGATGGATTATCAACAGAATTCATCGA TTTTACCAGAGGATCATTGtcatcgagaaagaaatgggGAAGTTGATAAGAAAGCTCGGAAAAAGCTTTTACTTGCGAGTGGTCTTTGTGTTCTCTTCATGATAGCTGAAATAATtg GTGGTGTTCTCTCGAATAGTTTGGCTATAGCTACAGACGCAGCACACTTGCTAACTGATTTCGCATCATTCATGATTTCTCTATTCTCAATCTGGGTCGCAGGAAGGCCTGCAACAAGGAAAATGCCATTCGGTTGGTATCGTGCGGAA GTGATCGGTGCATTAACGTCGGTACTATTGATATGGGTTGTCACAGGGATTCTATTCTATCTTGCTGTAGAGAGAATAATTAACAAGGATTTCCAGTTAGACGTCACGGTGATGTTAATTACCTCTGCGGTTGGTGTTGGGGTAAATCTAGT AATGGGGCTAAGTTTGCATCAACATGGTCATAGTCATGGTGGACATAGTCATCACGAACAAGATGatcataaaacgaaaaagattacGGACGAAGAGAAGATATCTCACAAGGATGAACACGAtaggaaaaatattaacgttCGCGCTGCATTTATACATGTCATAGGCGATTTTATTCAAAGTATAGGCGTTTTTATCGCGGcattagttatttattttaaa ccAACATGGACCATAGTTGATCCTATCTGTACGTTCCTATTTTCAATATTAGTCATGCTCACGACAGTGGCAATCATCAAAGACGTTATGAACGTCCTCATGGAAGGAATGCCTAAAGGATTTGATTATTCTCAAGTAGAGAATACTTTCATGCAAATAGAAGGCGTTGTGAAAGTACATAATTTGAGGATTTGGGCTCTTTCACTCGACAAAACCGCTTTGTCAGCGCATTTAGCGATCA AACCTGGTACCAGCCcgcaaaatattttacgtacgGCAACGAGAAACATTCACGAAAGTTACAATTTCTTTGAGATGACGTTACAAATAGAAGAGTTCAACGAACGAATGGAAAATTGTGAACAGTGCAAAGCTTTGTCACAATGA
- the LOC122635472 gene encoding zinc transporter 2 isoform X1, with amino-acid sequence MHVRATKREAMRWQAFVVYLRSDKTTVYSRLFNDSKRTKSVSGFKDKAIYGYGTSIPPNNNESEEDISSKKVIFCVHGKLSGCCTVVKGIDENVTMDYQQNSSILPEDHCHRERNGEVDKKARKKLLLASGLCVLFMIAEIIGGVLSNSLAIATDAAHLLTDFASFMISLFSIWVAGRPATRKMPFGWYRAEVIGALTSVLLIWVVTGILFYLAVERIINKDFQLDVTVMLITSAVGVGVNLVMGLSLHQHGHSHGGHSHHEQDDHKTKKITDEEKISHKDEHDRKNINVRAAFIHVIGDFIQSIGVFIAALVIYFKPTWTIVDPICTFLFSILVMLTTVAIIKDVMNVLMEGMPKGFDYSQVENTFMQIEGVVKVHNLRIWALSLDKTALSAHLAIKPGTSPQNILRTATRNIHESYNFFEMTLQIEEFNERMENCEQCKALSQ; translated from the exons GTTTAAAGATAAAGCTATCTATGGTTATGGAACAAGCATACCtcctaataataatgaatccGAAGAGGATATATCATCGAAGAAAGTGATATTTTGCGTTCATGGAAAATTATCGGGTTGTTGTACCGTTGTTAAAGGAATCGATGAAAATGTAACGATGGATTATCAACAGAATTCATCGA TTTTACCAGAGGATCATTGtcatcgagaaagaaatgggGAAGTTGATAAGAAAGCTCGGAAAAAGCTTTTACTTGCGAGTGGTCTTTGTGTTCTCTTCATGATAGCTGAAATAATtg GTGGTGTTCTCTCGAATAGTTTGGCTATAGCTACAGACGCAGCACACTTGCTAACTGATTTCGCATCATTCATGATTTCTCTATTCTCAATCTGGGTCGCAGGAAGGCCTGCAACAAGGAAAATGCCATTCGGTTGGTATCGTGCGGAA GTGATCGGTGCATTAACGTCGGTACTATTGATATGGGTTGTCACAGGGATTCTATTCTATCTTGCTGTAGAGAGAATAATTAACAAGGATTTCCAGTTAGACGTCACGGTGATGTTAATTACCTCTGCGGTTGGTGTTGGGGTAAATCTAGT AATGGGGCTAAGTTTGCATCAACATGGTCATAGTCATGGTGGACATAGTCATCACGAACAAGATGatcataaaacgaaaaagattacGGACGAAGAGAAGATATCTCACAAGGATGAACACGAtaggaaaaatattaacgttCGCGCTGCATTTATACATGTCATAGGCGATTTTATTCAAAGTATAGGCGTTTTTATCGCGGcattagttatttattttaaa ccAACATGGACCATAGTTGATCCTATCTGTACGTTCCTATTTTCAATATTAGTCATGCTCACGACAGTGGCAATCATCAAAGACGTTATGAACGTCCTCATGGAAGGAATGCCTAAAGGATTTGATTATTCTCAAGTAGAGAATACTTTCATGCAAATAGAAGGCGTTGTGAAAGTACATAATTTGAGGATTTGGGCTCTTTCACTCGACAAAACCGCTTTGTCAGCGCATTTAGCGATCA AACCTGGTACCAGCCcgcaaaatattttacgtacgGCAACGAGAAACATTCACGAAAGTTACAATTTCTTTGAGATGACGTTACAAATAGAAGAGTTCAACGAACGAATGGAAAATTGTGAACAGTGCAAAGCTTTGTCACAATGA
- the LOC122635472 gene encoding zinc transporter 2 isoform X4, giving the protein MDNEKIKLFKDKAIYGYGTSIPPNNNESEEDISSKKVIFCVHGKLSGCCTVVKGIDENVTMDYQQNSSILPEDHCHRERNGEVDKKARKKLLLASGLCVLFMIAEIIGGVLSNSLAIATDAAHLLTDFASFMISLFSIWVAGRPATRKMPFGWYRAEVIGALTSVLLIWVVTGILFYLAVERIINKDFQLDVTVMLITSAVGVGVNLVMGLSLHQHGHSHGGHSHHEQDDHKTKKITDEEKISHKDEHDRKNINVRAAFIHVIGDFIQSIGVFIAALVIYFKPTWTIVDPICTFLFSILVMLTTVAIIKDVMNVLMEGMPKGFDYSQVENTFMQIEGVVKVHNLRIWALSLDKTALSAHLAIKPGTSPQNILRTATRNIHESYNFFEMTLQIEEFNERMENCEQCKALSQ; this is encoded by the exons GTTTAAAGATAAAGCTATCTATGGTTATGGAACAAGCATACCtcctaataataatgaatccGAAGAGGATATATCATCGAAGAAAGTGATATTTTGCGTTCATGGAAAATTATCGGGTTGTTGTACCGTTGTTAAAGGAATCGATGAAAATGTAACGATGGATTATCAACAGAATTCATCGA TTTTACCAGAGGATCATTGtcatcgagaaagaaatgggGAAGTTGATAAGAAAGCTCGGAAAAAGCTTTTACTTGCGAGTGGTCTTTGTGTTCTCTTCATGATAGCTGAAATAATtg GTGGTGTTCTCTCGAATAGTTTGGCTATAGCTACAGACGCAGCACACTTGCTAACTGATTTCGCATCATTCATGATTTCTCTATTCTCAATCTGGGTCGCAGGAAGGCCTGCAACAAGGAAAATGCCATTCGGTTGGTATCGTGCGGAA GTGATCGGTGCATTAACGTCGGTACTATTGATATGGGTTGTCACAGGGATTCTATTCTATCTTGCTGTAGAGAGAATAATTAACAAGGATTTCCAGTTAGACGTCACGGTGATGTTAATTACCTCTGCGGTTGGTGTTGGGGTAAATCTAGT AATGGGGCTAAGTTTGCATCAACATGGTCATAGTCATGGTGGACATAGTCATCACGAACAAGATGatcataaaacgaaaaagattacGGACGAAGAGAAGATATCTCACAAGGATGAACACGAtaggaaaaatattaacgttCGCGCTGCATTTATACATGTCATAGGCGATTTTATTCAAAGTATAGGCGTTTTTATCGCGGcattagttatttattttaaa ccAACATGGACCATAGTTGATCCTATCTGTACGTTCCTATTTTCAATATTAGTCATGCTCACGACAGTGGCAATCATCAAAGACGTTATGAACGTCCTCATGGAAGGAATGCCTAAAGGATTTGATTATTCTCAAGTAGAGAATACTTTCATGCAAATAGAAGGCGTTGTGAAAGTACATAATTTGAGGATTTGGGCTCTTTCACTCGACAAAACCGCTTTGTCAGCGCATTTAGCGATCA AACCTGGTACCAGCCcgcaaaatattttacgtacgGCAACGAGAAACATTCACGAAAGTTACAATTTCTTTGAGATGACGTTACAAATAGAAGAGTTCAACGAACGAATGGAAAATTGTGAACAGTGCAAAGCTTTGTCACAATGA
- the LOC122635472 gene encoding zinc transporter 2 isoform X5: protein MDYQQNSSILPEDHCHRERNGEVDKKARKKLLLASGLCVLFMIAEIIGGVLSNSLAIATDAAHLLTDFASFMISLFSIWVAGRPATRKMPFGWYRAEVIGALTSVLLIWVVTGILFYLAVERIINKDFQLDVTVMLITSAVGVGVNLVMGLSLHQHGHSHGGHSHHEQDDHKTKKITDEEKISHKDEHDRKNINVRAAFIHVIGDFIQSIGVFIAALVIYFKPTWTIVDPICTFLFSILVMLTTVAIIKDVMNVLMEGMPKGFDYSQVENTFMQIEGVVKVHNLRIWALSLDKTALSAHLAIKPGTSPQNILRTATRNIHESYNFFEMTLQIEEFNERMENCEQCKALSQ, encoded by the exons ATGGATTATCAACAGAATTCATCGA TTTTACCAGAGGATCATTGtcatcgagaaagaaatgggGAAGTTGATAAGAAAGCTCGGAAAAAGCTTTTACTTGCGAGTGGTCTTTGTGTTCTCTTCATGATAGCTGAAATAATtg GTGGTGTTCTCTCGAATAGTTTGGCTATAGCTACAGACGCAGCACACTTGCTAACTGATTTCGCATCATTCATGATTTCTCTATTCTCAATCTGGGTCGCAGGAAGGCCTGCAACAAGGAAAATGCCATTCGGTTGGTATCGTGCGGAA GTGATCGGTGCATTAACGTCGGTACTATTGATATGGGTTGTCACAGGGATTCTATTCTATCTTGCTGTAGAGAGAATAATTAACAAGGATTTCCAGTTAGACGTCACGGTGATGTTAATTACCTCTGCGGTTGGTGTTGGGGTAAATCTAGT AATGGGGCTAAGTTTGCATCAACATGGTCATAGTCATGGTGGACATAGTCATCACGAACAAGATGatcataaaacgaaaaagattacGGACGAAGAGAAGATATCTCACAAGGATGAACACGAtaggaaaaatattaacgttCGCGCTGCATTTATACATGTCATAGGCGATTTTATTCAAAGTATAGGCGTTTTTATCGCGGcattagttatttattttaaa ccAACATGGACCATAGTTGATCCTATCTGTACGTTCCTATTTTCAATATTAGTCATGCTCACGACAGTGGCAATCATCAAAGACGTTATGAACGTCCTCATGGAAGGAATGCCTAAAGGATTTGATTATTCTCAAGTAGAGAATACTTTCATGCAAATAGAAGGCGTTGTGAAAGTACATAATTTGAGGATTTGGGCTCTTTCACTCGACAAAACCGCTTTGTCAGCGCATTTAGCGATCA AACCTGGTACCAGCCcgcaaaatattttacgtacgGCAACGAGAAACATTCACGAAAGTTACAATTTCTTTGAGATGACGTTACAAATAGAAGAGTTCAACGAACGAATGGAAAATTGTGAACAGTGCAAAGCTTTGTCACAATGA
- the LOC122635396 gene encoding WD repeat-containing protein 35, with the protein MFVYLSKKIAIPNNFRLNCIAWNQKEGYIAVGGEDGLLKVLRVESVMGNNNMNGKSRNLTAASNLTMNQTLEGHNGHVQVVTWNEEHQKLTSSDQNGVIIVWMMYKGSWYEEMINNRNKSVVKSMAWSQDGQKICIVYEDGAVIVGSVDGNRIWGKELKNVSLCSVQWSPDGKLLLFGLKNGELHLYDNQGIFLTKLNTIQQIPGQLQVIVTLQWYNGRNGYIAVDCPTLAICYQSGKILLIKDTNDDNPVIVETGMTAAWCCWNSHGSILAVTGMMPFLTNGETKDVNAIQFYTQFGEHMRTLKIPGREVTACAWEGGSLRVALSVDSHIYFANIRPDYKWTYFSNTVVFTNEKISKDGICVTFWNTSNNTCCTKFVRTLISIASYGEHCVLAVKNDPMQGSEQFALLVCNTIATPIDTKFLDMEPLYVTITSNIVIAASKNNFILWTFRTPRNSALLAGKLRKEKLYHVDDTPTGITEVIQDLDRDRSFESPTSTKATMDPISCICATEKLFLVGRESGMIQRYSLPQVTLMNRYNTSCRLYKMAINCDSTRVSIMDTSGVLTMLDLDTHKGSDSLNTKIGDDVSKFERKDVWGMRWAQDNPLLLAIMEKTRMYVLRGLDPEEPISCYGYICSFQDLEIRCVLLDDLIERPDEIKNDLIIDLEVKSLRDTRELLAKVGLKEANNFIQDNPHPRLWRLLAESALKVLDLETAENAMVRCTDYLGIQFIKRLRNVHNDQLKKAEVAAFLGNYDEAEKLYLDMDRRDLAITLRQKLGDYFRVVQLMKMGIGGSDKQMEHAFNKIGDSFAERQNWEGAREYYEKGRNLEKLIQCYYKLEDFIQLAGTVDQLPDKSPVLKTVARMLASVGMCSQAVAAYIKYGDVKLAVDTCVRLNHWDQAIDLAKTYKMAQIGELLNKYANHLLSNGKRLQAIELYKKANYYLEAAKLLIKLAEEQAKIRTNPLRVKKIYVLAALLIEDHINSVPTIKGGRSNVVMGLTESNEDTKIIENAWRGAEAYHFLLLAHRQIYDGNFDASMKTALRLREYEDILELEDIYCLLALSSAVNHAFATCSKAFIKLEAFEAITDSKREEYEELAVNIFTKYSPKDTRNVKAECVNCETLIPDWCVVCPNCMTRFPPCIVSGKPLMDLSNAWICTVCRHHVATERDVVNINACPLCHSTITYM; encoded by the coding sequence atgtttgtTTATCTAAGCAAAAAAATAGCAATAccaaataattttcgtttgaatTGTATAGCATGGAATCAAAAAGAAGGTTATATCGCTGTAGGTGGAGAGGATGGTCTTCTGAAGGTATTACGAGTTGAATCTGTCAtgggaaataataatatgaatggAAAATCTCGTAATTTGACCGCAGCTAGTAACCTCACTATGAATCAAACTTTAGAAGGTCATAACGGACACGTACAAGTAGTTACTTGGAACGAAGAACATCAAAAGCTTACATCAAGCGATCAAAATGGTGTTATTATCGTTTGGATGATGTATAAAGGTTCTTGGTACGaggaaatgataaataatcgtaataaatctGTTGTAAAAAGTATGGCATGGAGTCAAGATGGTCAAAAgatatgtatagtatatgaAGACGGCGCTGTAATTGTTGGTTCTGTCGATGGCAATAGAATATGGGGAAAGGAATTGAAGAATGTTTCTTTATGCAGCGTGCAATGGTCGCCCGATGGAAAATTACTTTTGTTTGGCTTAAAGAATGGAGAACTTCACTTGTATGACAATCAAGGCATATTTTTAACTAAGCTAAATACGATACAACAAATCCCTGGACAATTGCAAGTAATAGTTACGTTGCAGTGGTATAACGGGAGAAATGGATATATCGCTGTAGACTGTCCTACTTTAGCTATTTGTTATCAAAGCggcaaaatattattaataaaagatactAACGATGACAATCCGGTTATCGTAGAAACTGGTATGACAGCTGCATGGTGTTGTTGGAATAGTCATGGTTCTATATTAGCTGTGACCGGTATGATGCCGTTTTTAACCAATGGAGAAACAAAGGATGTAAATGCTATTCAATTTTATACTCAATTTGGGGAACATATGAGAACTTTAAAAATACCTGGTAGAGAAGTAACGGCATGCGCGTGGGAGGGAGGATCACTGAGAGTAGCTTTGTCTGTCGATTCTCACATATATTTTGCAAATATACGTCCAGATTATAAATGGACTTACTTCAGTAATACCGTTGtatttacaaatgaaaaaataagtaagGATGGCATATGCGTTACGTTCTGGAATACTAGTAATAATACCTGCTGCACTAAATTTGTACGTACTTTAATTTCTATAGCTTCCTACGGAGAACATTGTGTTTTAGCAGTAAAGAATGATCCGATGCAAGGATCTGAACAATTTGCGTTATTAGTTTGCAATACTATAGCCACACCAATAGATACTAAATTTTTAGATATGGAACCTTTGTATGTGACTATCACCAGTAATATTGTTATTGCAgcttcaaaaaataattttatactttggACTTTTCGTACACCTCGTAATTCAGCATTGCTTGCTGGAAaattacgaaaggaaaaacttTATCACGTGGATGATACCCCAACCGGAATAACAGAAGTTATACAGGATTTGGATAGAGATAGATCTTTCGAATCACCTACAAGTACCAAAGCTACGATGGATCCAATTTCTTGCATTTGTGCAACTGAAAAGTTATTCCTTGTTGGAAGAGAATCGGGAATGATACAACGTTACTCTCTACCGCAAGTTACTCTTATGAATCGATACAATACATCTTGCAGACTTTACAAAATGGCTATTAATTGCGATTCAACTCGTGTTTCTATTATGGATACGTCTGGGGTTCTTACCATGTTGGATTTAGATACACACAAAGGTTCTGATtctttaaatacaaaaataggAGATGATGTGagtaaatttgaaagaaaggaTGTGTGGGGAATGCGTTGGGCTCAAGACAATCCTCTATTACTTGCAATTATGGAGAAAACAAGAATGTATGTATTAAGAGGATTAGATCCCGAAGAACCGATATCTTGTTATGGATATATTTGCTCTTTCCAAGATTTAGAAATACGATGTGTTTTATTGGATGATCTAATAGAAAGACcagacgaaataaaaaatgatttaataatagatttgGAAGTAAAATCGTTAAGAGATACAAGAGAGCTATTAGCCAAGGTAGGATTGAAAGAagctaataattttattcaggATAATCCACATCCTCGATTATGGAGATTATTAGCTGAGTCAGCGTTAAAGGTGTTAGATCTAGAAACTGCAGAGAATGCGATGGTTCGTTGTACGGATTACTTGGGTATACAATTTATCAAACGTTTAAGGAACGTTCATAACGATCAGTTAAAAAAAGCAGAAGTGGCAGCATTTCTTGGAAATTATGACGAAGCTGAGAAATTGTATTTGGACATGGATAGAAGAGATCTTGCTATAACGTTGCGTCAAAAACTGGGAGATTATTTTCGCGTCGTTCAATTAATGAAAATGGGTATTGGTGGATCCGACAAGCAAATGGAGCATGCCTTCAATAAAATAGGAGATTCTTTTGCGGAAAGACAAAATTGGGAAGGAGCTAGAGAATATTACGAGAAGGGACGCAATTTGGAGAAACTTATTCAATGTTATTACAAACTCGAAGACTTTATACAGCTGGCAGGAACAGTGGATCAATTACCCGACAAAAGTCCAGTATTAAAAACCGTAGCAAGAATGTTAGCTTCTGTAGGTATGTGTTCGCAAGCAGTAGCGGCTTATATCAAATATGGTGATGTTAAATTGGCAGTGGATACGTGCGTGCGTCTTAATCATTGGGACCAAGCTATCGATTTAGCAAAAACTTACAAAATGGCACAGATTGGCGAACTTCTTAATAAATATGCTAATCATCTTTTATCAAACGGTAAGAGATTGCAAGCGATagagttatataaaaaagcaaattatTACTTGGAAGCTGcgaaattattgataaaacttGCGGAGGAACAAGCTAAAATCAGGACAAACCCATTGAGagttaaaaagatatatgttcTCGCTGCCTTATTGATAGAGGATCATATTAATAGCGTACCAACGATAAAAGGAGGACGTAGCAACGTCGTAATGGGTTTAACAGAAAGCAACGAGGATAccaaaataatagaaaatgcTTGGCGTGGTGCTGAAgcatatcattttcttttattggcACATAGACAAATATACGATGGTAATTTCGATGCCTCCATGAAAACTGCTTTAAGACTTAGAGAATATGAGGACATTTTAGAACTGGAAGATATTTATTGTCTACTTGCGTTATCGAGCGCTGTTAATCATGCCTTTGCTACATGTTCCAAAGCGTTTATTAAATTGGAAGCTTTTGAAGCTATTACAGactcgaaaagagaagaatacgAGGAACTCGCTGTAAATATCTTTACGAAATACAGTCCAAAGGATACGCGTAATGTAAAAGCCGAATGCGTAAATTGTGAGACGTTAATACCTGATTGGTGTGTCGTATGTCCGAATTGTATGACCAGATTTCCGCCTTGTATAGTCTCTGGTAAACCTTTGATGGATCTCAGTAATGCTTGGATTTGCACCGTCTGTAGACATCATGTAGCAACGGAACGTGATGTCGTTAATATTAATGCTTGCCCATTGTGTCATAGTACGATCACGTATATGTAG
- the LOC122635472 gene encoding zinc transporter 2 isoform X2 produces MHVRATKREAMRWQAFVVYLRSDKTTVYSRLFNDSKRTKFKDKAIYGYGTSIPPNNNESEEDISSKKVIFCVHGKLSGCCTVVKGIDENVTMDYQQNSSILPEDHCHRERNGEVDKKARKKLLLASGLCVLFMIAEIIGGVLSNSLAIATDAAHLLTDFASFMISLFSIWVAGRPATRKMPFGWYRAEVIGALTSVLLIWVVTGILFYLAVERIINKDFQLDVTVMLITSAVGVGVNLVMGLSLHQHGHSHGGHSHHEQDDHKTKKITDEEKISHKDEHDRKNINVRAAFIHVIGDFIQSIGVFIAALVIYFKPTWTIVDPICTFLFSILVMLTTVAIIKDVMNVLMEGMPKGFDYSQVENTFMQIEGVVKVHNLRIWALSLDKTALSAHLAIKPGTSPQNILRTATRNIHESYNFFEMTLQIEEFNERMENCEQCKALSQ; encoded by the exons GTTTAAAGATAAAGCTATCTATGGTTATGGAACAAGCATACCtcctaataataatgaatccGAAGAGGATATATCATCGAAGAAAGTGATATTTTGCGTTCATGGAAAATTATCGGGTTGTTGTACCGTTGTTAAAGGAATCGATGAAAATGTAACGATGGATTATCAACAGAATTCATCGA TTTTACCAGAGGATCATTGtcatcgagaaagaaatgggGAAGTTGATAAGAAAGCTCGGAAAAAGCTTTTACTTGCGAGTGGTCTTTGTGTTCTCTTCATGATAGCTGAAATAATtg GTGGTGTTCTCTCGAATAGTTTGGCTATAGCTACAGACGCAGCACACTTGCTAACTGATTTCGCATCATTCATGATTTCTCTATTCTCAATCTGGGTCGCAGGAAGGCCTGCAACAAGGAAAATGCCATTCGGTTGGTATCGTGCGGAA GTGATCGGTGCATTAACGTCGGTACTATTGATATGGGTTGTCACAGGGATTCTATTCTATCTTGCTGTAGAGAGAATAATTAACAAGGATTTCCAGTTAGACGTCACGGTGATGTTAATTACCTCTGCGGTTGGTGTTGGGGTAAATCTAGT AATGGGGCTAAGTTTGCATCAACATGGTCATAGTCATGGTGGACATAGTCATCACGAACAAGATGatcataaaacgaaaaagattacGGACGAAGAGAAGATATCTCACAAGGATGAACACGAtaggaaaaatattaacgttCGCGCTGCATTTATACATGTCATAGGCGATTTTATTCAAAGTATAGGCGTTTTTATCGCGGcattagttatttattttaaa ccAACATGGACCATAGTTGATCCTATCTGTACGTTCCTATTTTCAATATTAGTCATGCTCACGACAGTGGCAATCATCAAAGACGTTATGAACGTCCTCATGGAAGGAATGCCTAAAGGATTTGATTATTCTCAAGTAGAGAATACTTTCATGCAAATAGAAGGCGTTGTGAAAGTACATAATTTGAGGATTTGGGCTCTTTCACTCGACAAAACCGCTTTGTCAGCGCATTTAGCGATCA AACCTGGTACCAGCCcgcaaaatattttacgtacgGCAACGAGAAACATTCACGAAAGTTACAATTTCTTTGAGATGACGTTACAAATAGAAGAGTTCAACGAACGAATGGAAAATTGTGAACAGTGCAAAGCTTTGTCACAATGA